One Periophthalmus magnuspinnatus isolate fPerMag1 chromosome 8, fPerMag1.2.pri, whole genome shotgun sequence genomic window carries:
- the btbd17b gene encoding BTB/POZ domain-containing protein 17, translated as MLDDQCHVAPKRGGKNSKIKAVAIATPLPDSTNQWRLWGCEMLHERPASYIKSAGQGAERYIRGNIPWCWGLSKKYKSKTEEKNTCRRILGDMLRLSEPWCFALVLMGLLSLSINSFHVKAAALKPEIVLDSGATILNHSMSLVQRFENLFLSGNSSDVTLRVQTINTDEVKVLQSHSLVLSLQSDVFEDLLLTRNSSTLVLREAPDCAAVFDKFLRYFYSGDIGVRLEQAIALHKLASKYHVGALQQGMTQYMTQHLSSDSPSGHVVSWYNYALQIGDATLRDSCLQYLSWNLSSVLQSAEWGSISEDLLLSLLQRSDLILQSELELFEAVEAWINLNQPVSAIIESALRAIRYGMIPPQHLFRLQKQSPLFVKYYEAIRDLLYLAFQFHSASPIQLAKYFDVNCSLFTPRNYLSPSWGSSWVINNPTRDDRSFSFQTQLGPSGHDSNKRVTWNALFSPRWLPLSARSTYTELGAMQPTRTDGGRPRIIVTPATSSPDFAGVSFQKTVMVMTKQQGKVVVRHVYNFHQSTEEAGDFLVDADLQRRASEYLIDSSLFLHVVIKPVYHTLLVSRK; from the exons ATGTTGGATGATCAATGCCATGTAGCACCCAAAAGGGGGGGAAAGAATTCAAAAATCAAAGCTGTCGCCATAGCAACGCCCCTGCCAGATTCCACCAATCAATGGCGTCTGTGGGGTTGTGAGATGCTCCACGAAAGGCCAGCGTCCTACATAAAGAGTGCGGGACAGGGAGCAGAGCGCTATATACGGGGCAACATACCCTGGTGCTGGGGACTGTCAAAGAAATACAAGAGCAAAACTGAAGAGAAAAATACCTGCAGAAGAATTCTTGGAGATATGTTGCGTTTAAGTGAACCATGgtgttttgccctggttttaATGGGACTCCTATCACTAAGCATCAACTCCTTCCATGTCAAAGCAG CTGCCCTGAAGCCAGAAATAGTGCTGGACAGTGGGGCCACCATCCTTAATCACTCCATGAGTTTGGTGCAGCGCTTCGAGAACCTGTTCCTGTCCGGGAACAGCAGTGATGTGACTCTGAGGGTGCAGACCATCAACACAGATGAGGTGAAGGTGCTGCAGTCCCACTCGCTGGTGCTCAGTCTGCAGAGCGATGTGTTCGAGGACCTGCTACTCACCCGAAACTCCAGCACTTTGGTTCTGAGGGAGGCCCCTGACTGTGCAGCTGTCTTTGATAAGTTCCTCAG ATATTTCTACAGTGGAGACATTGGTGTGCGACTTGAACAGGCTATTGCTCTGCACAAACTGGCCAGTAAGTACCATGTGGGAGCCTTGCAGCAGGGAATGACCCAATACATGACCCAACATCTATCCAGTGACTCCCCTTCAGGCCATGTGGTCAGCTGGTACAACTATGCACTGCAAATTGGAGATGCAACCCTACGGGATAGCTGCTTGCAGTACCTGTCCTGGAACCTGTCATCAGTACTGCAGAGTGCCGAATGGGGCTCTATAAGTGaagacctgctcctctctctgctccaacGCTCCGACCTCATTTTGCAAAGTGAACTTGAGTTGTTCGAAGCCGTAGAGGCCTGGATAAACCTAAACCAACCTGTCAGTGCCATTATAGAAAGTGCACTAAGAGCTATTCGATATGGCATGATTCCTCCTCAGCATCTTTTCCGCCTGCAGAAACAATCTCCCCTCTTTGTAAAGTACTATGAAGCTATCCGTGACCTCCTCTATCTCGCTTTCCAGTTCCACTCTGCATCACCAATCCAACTGGCCAAGTACTTTGACGTGAACTGTAGTTTGTTCACTCCACGCAACTACCTATCTCCCTCTTGGGGGTCCAGTTGGGTCATCAACAACCCCACCCGTGATGACCGCAGTTTCAGTTTTCAGACCCAGCTGGGCCCCAGTGGCCATGACTCCAACAAAAGAGTGACGTGGAATGCTCTTTTTTCACCGCGTTGGCTGCCACTCAGTGCAAGATCCACCTACACTGAACTGGGGGCAATGCAGCCAACACGCACGGATGGGGGTCGCCCTAGGATCATTGTGACACCCGCTACATCCAGCCCAGATTTTGCCGGGGTGAGTTTCCAGAAAACCGTTATGGTCATGACCAAACAGCAGGGAAAAGTAGTTGTGCGTCATGTCTACAATTTTCACCAAAGCACAGAAGAGGCAGGGGATTTCTTAGTGGATGCAGACCTCCAACGCCGTGCCTCTGAGTATCTAATTGACAGCTCTTTGTTCCTGCATGTTGTAATAAAACCAGTCTATCATACTCTGTTGGTGTcaagaaagtga
- the map2k6 gene encoding dual specificity mitogen-activated protein kinase kinase 6, with translation MSLSKGGKKKNPGLKLAQEVFKPPSPAATAPPRDLDSKACVTIGDRNFVVKADDLEQIAELGRGAYGVVDKMRHVPSGVIMAVKRIRATVNTLEQKRLLMDLDISMRTVDCFYTVTFYGALFREGDVWICMELMDTSLDKFYKKVLEKGKTIPEDILGKINVAIVKALEHLHRNLSVIHRDVKPSNVLINTLGQVKMCDFGISGHLVDSVAKTMDAGCKPYMAPERINPDLNQKGYSVKSDIWSLGITMIELAILKFPYEPWGTPFQQLKQVVDEPSPQLPADRFSPEFVDFISQCLRKRPNERPAYTELMNHPFFTLHDSKDTDVAGFVKVILDD, from the exons ATGTCTCTGTCCAAAGGAG GGAAGAAGAAGAACCCTGGGCTGAAACTGGCCCAAGAAGTGTTTAAGCCTCCTTCACCAGCCGCTACAGC ACCCCCTCGAGATCTCGACTCCAAGGCCTGTGTCACAATCGGAGACCGG AACTTTGTGGTGAAGGCGGATGACTTGGAACAGATCGCAGAGCTGGGGAGGGGGGCCTACGGAGTGGTGGACAAGATGAGACATGTGCCCAGTGGAGTTATTATGGCTGTCAAG AGGATTCGGGCCACAGTCAACACTTTGGAGCAGAAGAGGCTTCTGATGGACCTGGACATTTCCATGAGGACAGTAGACTGCTTTTATACAGTTACCTTCTATGGGGCACTTTTCAGAGAG GGCGATGTTTGGATCTGTATGGAGCTTATGGACACATCTTTGGATAAGTTTTACAAAAAGGTTTTGGAGAAGGGCAAAACTATCCCAGAGGACATTCTGGGCAAGATCAATGTAGCA ATTGTGAAAGCATTAGAGCATCTGCACAGAAATCTGTCTGTTATACACAGAG ATGTGAAGCCTTCAAATGTTCTCATCAACACTTTAGGCCAAGTGAAAATGTGCGACTTTGGCATCAGTGGCCATCTGGTGGACTCTGTGGCTAAAACTATGGATGCGGGTTGCAAGCCGTACATGGCG CCTGAACGGATCAACCCTGACCTCAACCAGAAAGGCTACAGTGTCAAATCAGACATATGGAGTCTGGGCATCACAATG ATTGAGCTGGCAATTCTGAAATTTCCCTacgaaccctggggcaccccttTCCAGCAGCTCAAACAAGTAGTGGATGAGCCCTCTCCACAGCTGCCTGCTGACCGTTTTTCCCCAGAGTTTGTAGACTTCATCTCCCAGTG cctAAGAAAAAGGCCAAATGAGAGACCTGCTTATACAGAATtgatg AATCATCCCTTTTTCACCCTGCATGACTCCAAAGACACAGACGTGGCTGGGTTTGTGAAGGTCATCCTCGATGACTGA